From the genome of Acidaminococcus sp.:
CATGCCCCTTGAAGTCAGGATAACGGACATCACTGTACATCAGCTTGGCAACCGCCAGCGTCAGAATGGCCGTCCCGACAGCCCCGAACTGGAATCCGGAAAGGACATAGGTCACGATAACGCAGGCACCTGCCGGTGCCGGCATACCTTGAAAGTAACCGTGAACCACACCTGTATTGACGTTGAAACGAGCCAGTCTCAGTCCTGCTCCGAAGGTGAAAAGAGAAGCAATGATCTGCCCGGCAAGGCCCAGCTCTGTCATGGCATACGTATAAATCAGAATAGCAGGAGCCATCCCGAAGGAGCAAACATCACAAATAGAATCCATTTCCTTGCCGAAGTCACCGCTGACGCCCAGGAGACGTGCTGCGCGGCCATCACAGGAGTCCGCACAGACTGCAAGGATAATGAAGATAGCGGCCCGGGAGAACTGGTGGTCCATCGTCAGGAATATGGATAATACACCCAGAACCATACTTAAACCACTGATGCTGTTTGGAACCATACGTTTATAATTCATTCTGCGTTCTGCCTCCCGATAATAGTTATACCGCCTTTTACCTTGTCACCTTTGCGTACTATGACTTCTACATTCTTAGGCATAATAAGTTCTGTACTGGATCCCAGCTTGATCATCCCGTATGTTTCCCCCTGAGCAAGCTCTTTGCCGAGAGAAGTCCAGGATACAATGCGACGCGCCAGGATGCCGGCAATCTGAACCACCAGGACACGATTCTTACCGTTATCGAGACCAATCGCCATGCGTTCATTGACGACCGGTGCCGAACCGCGGTACGCTGGCTCAAATCCGCCGCACGTATAACGTTGGTATTTCACAACGCCGCGCATCGGAGAACGG
Proteins encoded in this window:
- the pssA gene encoding CDP-diacylglycerol--serine O-phosphatidyltransferase; protein product: MNYKRMVPNSISGLSMVLGVLSIFLTMDHQFSRAAIFIILAVCADSCDGRAARLLGVSGDFGKEMDSICDVCSFGMAPAILIYTYAMTELGLAGQIIASLFTFGAGLRLARFNVNTGVVHGYFQGMPAPAGACVIVTYVLSGFQFGAVGTAILTLAVAKLMYSDVRYPDFKGHGNPLYKLPVIISFIIGAFMLLKNFSAWPFVIMFTYTLCGVLNAIYVKATGKNKQTEA
- a CDS encoding phosphatidylserine decarboxylase; the encoded protein is MSSFKILKEGYSMIFGALAVTLLIGYLIGPIFAVLPALVTIFITFFFREPYRPVKEDNHILYSPADGTVMSVEDFYDDEFLHEEAKKVTIFLSIFNVHTNRSPMRGVVKYQRYTCGGFEPAYRGSAPVVNERMAIGLDNGKNRVLVVQIAGILARRIVSWTSLGKELAQGETYGMIKLGSSTELIMPKNVEVIVRKGDKVKGGITIIGRQNAE